The window CCTGTTGCGGCTTGTCGCTGGCCTCGAAACGGCGGACGCCGGCACGATCGCCTTGAATGGAGAACCGGTCAGCAAGGTGCAGGCCAGGGGCGATCTTGGGATTGCGTTTCAGGATCCGGCCCTGCTGCCTTGGCGGAGCGTCAGCGAGAACATCGCGCTGCCGCTTGAGATTGTCGGCCGTCCGGTGGCCGGCCTGAGCAGCCACATTGCGACCTTGATCAACCTCGTCGGGCTTTCCGGTTTCGAGAATTCGCTTCCGGGCGAGTTGTCAGGGGGCATGAGGCAGCGGGTCGCGATCGCCAGGGCGATCGTCACCAATCCCTCGGTACTGCTGCTCGACGAACCCTTCGGCGCGCTCGACCAGATCCTCAGGCGCACAATGAATCTCGAGCTGCAGCGGATATGGATGGGCGGCAAGACGACGGCGCTGCTGGTCACGCACGGAATAGACGAGGCCGTGTTCCTGGCCGATCGGGTCGCCGTCATGAAATCGCGGCCCGGCCGCATCGCCGCGGTGGTGGACATTCCCTTCCCCCGTCCGCGGCCGGAGAGCCTGTTCTCGTCGGAGGAGTTTCACCGTCTGTGCGACAGGATCGCAAACCTCCTCCACGACTGACGAGCCCACGCACGCAAAAGCGACAGGAGTTTCCCATGGATGATTTGAAATACCTTGCCGAGGCGTTCGACATGGCCAAAGCCGGCATGGCCGAAGGCGGCATTCCGATCGGATCGGTGCTGGTCTGCGATGGCGAGGTGCTGGGACGGGGCAATAACCGCCGCGTTCAGCAGAATAGCGTCATTCACCACGCCGAGATGAACTGCTTCGAGAATGCGGAGAGATATCCCGCCTCGGTCTATCGGACATCGACGCTGTTCTCGACCCTGTCGCCCTGCTTCATGTGCGCGGGAGCCGCGGTCCCCTTTGGCGTCAAGCGGGTGGTGATCGGCGAGAACCGCACGATCAACATGTCGGAACAATTTCTGCGCGACCAAGGCGTCGAGGTCCGCGTAATCGACGATCCCGCCTGCCACCAGCTGCTGCAAGACTACATCAAGGCGCATCCCGAGGTCTGGGACGAGGACAAGGGCGATCACTGATGACGTCGGGCCCGATCTCCGCCCGCGGAAACTGCCGATGAAGCCAGCCCGCTTTCGCTACTATCGTGCCAGGGATGCGAGGGACGCCGCCGAGAAACTCCGCGTTCATGGCAGGCCGGGCAAGGCATGCGCGCTCGCGGGCGGACAAAGTCTCGTCCCTGCGCTCGCCGCACGCGAGCAGCGCCCGGACCTGATCGTCGACATCATGGGCTGCGCGGACCTGCGCGACATATCGGTATCGGATAGCCGGCTCCGGATCGGCGCCGCCTGCCGCCAGTTCGAGGGCGAGGCCTCGCGAACGGTCATGGATGCATGCCCGTTGATCGCCGACGCGCTGCGATGGGTGGCGGTGCCGCAGGTGCGATCGAGAGGAACGGTCGTGGGCAGCCTGATCCAGGCCAATCCTGGCGGCGAGATGCCGGTTGTCGCCCGCACACTGGACGCCGACCTGGTCGTGCTGGACGAAGGCGGCGAGCCAAGATCGGAGCCGCCCGTCTCTATGCGGCAGCCGCGGGCACAACCTTGCCGCCGCTGACATTGGCCGTCGGCGTCGAGTTTCCGGTTCTCGACGAACACGAACTGTGGGCGTTCGAGGAAATTCAGCTCCGCCCGGGCCATGTCGCGATCGCCTGCGCTGCCGTCGTCCTTCAGGTCAAGAACAGACAGATCCATTCGGCGCGCATCGGAATCGGCGGCCTGACGTCAAACCCATATCGCGCCGCGGCGGCCGAGGCGTTCCTGCAGGGAGTCAATCTCGACAATCACGAAACCGCATTTGCGACCGCGGCGGCAACCGCAGTGGAGGAACGCCGTGGCCGAGCCGGACCGATCTTCACGCATCCGACCGATACCGTCAGACCGCTGCGCGCACGGTCGTCCGAAACGCGCTGGCAAAGGCGACGCGGCGCTGCACTTGCATCAAAGGGGACTAGCAATGGACGTCGCCGAGGATATGCACGTCGTTTCGATGTCGGTGAACGGCGAGCCGGTTTCCCGCTCGGTATCGTCCCGCACCCTTCTGTGCGATTTCATCCGCGACGACCTGCAGCTGGTGGCGACGCATATCGGATGTGGCGAAGGCGTTTGCGGGTCCTGCACCGTCATCATCGATGGCCAGCCGGCGCGGTCATGCACCCTCCTCGCGGTCCAGGCCGCAGGATCATCCATCGTTACCATCGAGGGCCTCAATCCCGACGTCGGACTGAACAAGGTGCAGGCCGCGTTCCAGGAATTCCACGCCCTGCAGTGCGGATTCTGCACGCCCGGCCTGCTGGCGACCGTGCATTCGATGGTCGAAGCCAGGCTTCCGGCGGACGACGATACGATCGTCGCCCACCTCTCGGGCCACCTC is drawn from Bradyrhizobium prioriisuperbiae and contains these coding sequences:
- a CDS encoding nucleoside deaminase encodes the protein MDDLKYLAEAFDMAKAGMAEGGIPIGSVLVCDGEVLGRGNNRRVQQNSVIHHAEMNCFENAERYPASVYRTSTLFSTLSPCFMCAGAAVPFGVKRVVIGENRTINMSEQFLRDQGVEVRVIDDPACHQLLQDYIKAHPEVWDEDKGDH
- a CDS encoding FAD binding domain-containing protein — its product is MKPARFRYYRARDARDAAEKLRVHGRPGKACALAGGQSLVPALAAREQRPDLIVDIMGCADLRDISVSDSRLRIGAACRQFEGEASRTVMDACPLIADALRWVAVPQVRSRGTVVGSLIQANPGGEMPVVARTLDADLVVLDEGGEPRSEPPVSMRQPRAQPCRR
- a CDS encoding (2Fe-2S)-binding protein, giving the protein MDVAEDMHVVSMSVNGEPVSRSVSSRTLLCDFIRDDLQLVATHIGCGEGVCGSCTVIIDGQPARSCTLLAVQAAGSSIVTIEGLNPDVGLNKVQAAFQEFHALQCGFCTPGLLATVHSMVEARLPADDDTIVAHLSGHLCRCTGYVNILKAVRSLLAENAAT